A single window of Streptococcus cristatus ATCC 51100 DNA harbors:
- the trmB gene encoding tRNA (guanosine(46)-N7)-methyltransferase TrmB has protein sequence MRVRNRKGATELLEANPHYVVLNPVDAKGKWREIFGNDHPIHVEVGSGKGAFITGMAKANPDINYIGIDIQKSVLSYALDKVLEADVPNIKLLWVDGSELTNYFADGEIDRLYLNFSDPWPKKRHEKRRLTYKSFLDTFKQILPEKGEIHFKTDNRGLFEYSLVSFSQYGMVLKGVWLDLHASDFEGNVLTEYEQKFSSKGQVIYRVEAEFQ, from the coding sequence ATGAGAGTAAGAAATCGTAAGGGGGCGACTGAACTATTAGAAGCGAACCCCCACTATGTGGTTCTAAATCCAGTTGATGCCAAGGGAAAGTGGCGAGAAATTTTTGGAAACGACCATCCGATCCATGTTGAAGTTGGGAGTGGTAAAGGAGCTTTTATCACAGGGATGGCCAAGGCTAATCCAGACATCAATTACATCGGGATTGACATTCAGAAGTCTGTCCTTAGTTACGCCTTGGATAAGGTTTTGGAGGCTGATGTACCCAATATTAAGCTGCTCTGGGTGGATGGTTCGGAATTGACCAACTATTTTGCAGACGGAGAAATTGACCGACTTTACTTGAACTTCTCTGATCCATGGCCTAAGAAACGGCATGAAAAACGTCGCTTGACCTATAAGTCCTTCTTGGATACCTTCAAGCAAATTTTGCCAGAAAAAGGTGAAATCCACTTCAAAACGGACAATCGTGGCTTGTTCGAATACAGCCTGGTCAGCTTTTCGCAGTATGGCATGGTTCTCAAAGGTGTTTGGCTGGATCTTCATGCCAGTGACTTTGAAGGCAATGTCCTAACTGAGTATGAACAAAAATTTTCTAGCAAGGGTCAGGTTATTTACCGAGTCGAAGCAGAGTTTCAATAA
- the ccrZ gene encoding cell cycle regulator CcrZ: protein MVLVDNELALTPIAGKSGKAYMGTYPDGGRVFVKMNTTPILAGLAREQIAPQLLWSRRLPDGNVMSGQEWLSGAILTPNDMSKKQVINILTRLHRSKPLMTQLAKLGYILETPIDLINSWLNQAPVVLRNNQYLQSIIRDLRQTVPAFREDYATIVHGDVRHSNWFQTDSGLIYLVDWDSVRLTDRMLDVAHILSHYIPDTNWQEWLTYYGYKYNDKVIKKLYWFGQYSYLMQIAKYYENNDLENVNREIYALRNFRSKYGKVR from the coding sequence ATGGTCTTGGTTGATAACGAGCTAGCCCTGACACCAATAGCTGGTAAGAGCGGAAAGGCCTATATGGGAACTTATCCAGACGGGGGGCGAGTTTTCGTCAAGATGAATACGACCCCGATTCTGGCAGGCTTAGCCAGAGAACAAATTGCTCCGCAACTTCTGTGGAGTCGACGCTTGCCAGATGGCAATGTCATGAGTGGACAAGAGTGGCTTTCAGGTGCCATTTTAACGCCTAATGATATGTCTAAAAAGCAAGTGATCAATATTTTAACGCGTTTGCATCGGTCGAAGCCTCTGATGACTCAGTTGGCCAAATTGGGTTATATTTTGGAAACGCCAATCGATCTAATCAATAGCTGGCTTAATCAAGCACCAGTCGTTTTAAGGAACAATCAGTACCTGCAATCTATTATTCGGGATTTGCGGCAAACGGTCCCTGCTTTTCGTGAAGACTATGCAACGATTGTCCACGGTGATGTACGACATAGCAACTGGTTTCAGACGGATAGTGGCTTGATTTATTTGGTGGATTGGGATTCGGTTCGGCTGACGGACAGAATGTTGGATGTTGCTCATATATTGAGTCATTATATCCCAGATACCAATTGGCAGGAGTGGTTGACCTACTACGGTTATAAGTACAATGACAAGGTTATCAAAAAACTGTATTGGTTTGGTCAATACTCTTATTTGATGCAGATTGCTAAATATTACGAAAATAATGATTTAGAAAATGTGAACCGGGAGATTTACGCTCTACGCAACTTCCGTTCTAAGTATGGAAAGGTAAGATGA
- a CDS encoding ABC transporter permease has translation MKEVFSKRKQDFRQRCLKYLRYVLNDHFVLFLLIFLGFLAVQYNQLLRNFPSQSWPIIVGLVLFSVVILPFGNIATYLEKPDKLFLLVQERAVIEFVKGQIQRSYILFGLLQTLLLILLAPLFLALGLPFWDFGLYCLLMLLLKWLVFQFKGRRFFLFDRLNWQYAIAAEEGRKQKVLRFFALFTNVKGISNSVKRRAYLDGLTRLLPKTHAKTWQNMFLRSYLRNGDLLPLTLRLLLLALLTIVFVSQSWIAAGFVVLFNYLLLFQLLALYEAFDYQYLTQLFPLNSKSKIKGARQVIIGVGHSVLLFETLVAVLFFQDRMAVLAMLGVTIFLYLVYLPYKLKRLVD, from the coding sequence ATGAAAGAAGTATTTTCTAAACGCAAGCAAGATTTCCGTCAGCGGTGTCTGAAGTATCTGCGCTATGTTCTCAATGATCACTTTGTCTTGTTTCTATTGATTTTTCTCGGATTTCTGGCGGTTCAGTACAATCAATTGCTGCGGAATTTTCCTAGTCAGTCTTGGCCGATCATAGTAGGATTAGTCTTGTTTTCTGTGGTCATTCTTCCTTTTGGTAATATTGCAACCTATCTTGAGAAGCCGGATAAGCTCTTCTTGCTAGTGCAGGAGCGGGCAGTTATTGAGTTTGTCAAGGGACAAATCCAGCGTTCGTATATTCTCTTTGGTCTGCTGCAAACCTTGTTGCTGATCTTGCTAGCCCCCCTGTTTTTGGCTCTAGGTTTGCCATTCTGGGATTTTGGGCTGTACTGTCTCCTTATGTTATTGCTAAAATGGCTAGTCTTTCAGTTCAAAGGGCGTCGCTTTTTCTTGTTTGATCGTCTCAATTGGCAATATGCAATTGCAGCTGAGGAAGGCCGCAAGCAGAAAGTTCTTCGTTTCTTTGCCCTCTTTACAAATGTGAAAGGCATTTCTAATAGTGTCAAAAGAAGAGCTTATTTGGACGGGCTGACGAGACTTTTGCCTAAGACCCATGCTAAGACTTGGCAAAACATGTTTTTACGCTCCTATCTTCGCAATGGCGATTTATTACCTCTGACCTTGCGTCTTCTACTTTTAGCCCTCTTAACGATTGTCTTCGTCAGCCAGTCTTGGATTGCTGCAGGTTTTGTCGTCCTTTTTAACTATCTTCTGCTCTTTCAGTTGCTGGCCTTGTATGAAGCCTTTGATTATCAGTATTTAACCCAGCTTTTCCCGCTGAATAGTAAGTCTAAAATCAAAGGCGCAAGACAGGTCATCATAGGGGTTGGGCATAGTGTTTTGCTTTTTGAAACGCTAGTGGCAGTGCTCTTTTTCCAAGATAGAATGGCAGTGTTAGCAATGCTTGGAGTGACAATCTTTTTGTATCTAGTCTATTTGCCATATAAACTAAAAAGATTGGTTGACTAA
- a CDS encoding ABC transporter ATP-binding protein, whose product MLEIKELTGGYVNIPVLKDVSFEVGDGQLVGLIGLNGAGKSTTINEIIGLLTPYKGEIRIDGLQLGKNPSAYRKKIGFIPETPSLYEELTLREHIETVAMAYDIEQEVAFERVERLLTIFRLKDKLDWFPVHFSKGMKQKVMIICAFVVDPSLFIVDEPFLGLDPVAIADLIQLLDEEKKKGKSILMSTHVLDSAEKMCDSFVILHKGQVRAKGNLAELRGEFQMPDASLNDIYLALTEEAAL is encoded by the coding sequence ATGTTAGAAATCAAAGAGCTTACGGGCGGCTATGTAAATATCCCGGTTTTAAAGGATGTCAGCTTTGAAGTGGGCGATGGTCAGCTGGTCGGTTTAATTGGTCTCAATGGTGCTGGTAAATCCACTACCATCAATGAAATTATCGGTTTATTGACACCTTACAAGGGAGAAATTCGGATTGATGGTTTGCAGCTGGGAAAAAATCCTAGCGCTTACCGTAAGAAGATTGGCTTTATCCCAGAGACACCGAGCCTTTATGAGGAGTTGACCCTGCGTGAGCATATTGAAACGGTTGCCATGGCTTACGATATTGAGCAGGAAGTCGCTTTTGAGCGCGTGGAGCGCCTCTTAACTATCTTCCGACTCAAGGATAAGTTGGACTGGTTTCCAGTGCATTTCTCTAAGGGGATGAAGCAGAAGGTCATGATTATCTGTGCTTTCGTGGTAGATCCTAGTCTTTTTATCGTGGATGAGCCTTTTCTGGGGCTGGATCCGGTAGCTATTGCAGACCTTATCCAGCTCTTGGATGAGGAAAAGAAAAAAGGTAAGTCCATCCTCATGAGTACCCATGTTTTGGACTCAGCTGAGAAGATGTGTGATAGCTTTGTGATTTTGCATAAAGGGCAGGTGCGCGCCAAAGGCAATCTAGCTGAGTTGCGAGGAGAATTTCAGATGCCGGACGCTAGTCTCAATGACATCTATCTGGCCTTGACGGAAGAGGCTGCGCTATGA